One window of Opisthocomus hoazin isolate bOpiHoa1 chromosome 15, bOpiHoa1.hap1, whole genome shotgun sequence genomic DNA carries:
- the LOC104335664 gene encoding LOW QUALITY PROTEIN: uncharacterized protein LOC104335664 (The sequence of the model RefSeq protein was modified relative to this genomic sequence to represent the inferred CDS: inserted 10 bases in 6 codons; deleted 1 base in 1 codon; substituted 6 bases at 6 genomic stop codons) produces MWPNRKKKIXLKELELRSVMSKTQELTEHAKEQTVTLSHEKNDLPIQLQAEQNLLDAEKCLAQMMKSKMGSTEPDPGYEGADVRASKWMMEDXLSDLKCDLEGLETTLAKTEXEKQALDHRVXTLTSDLSDQNESVTEFQKEKRALEEVHQAEITKIARXNKVNHLTKSSSKPTTQTPELEDKWEQEKQTPGKVGKTYHKAGNNLKMTIANLSEVKRAKLGRGCKEVSINCSRISQGTGSYWVQLCYIIALTASPTPEKSFDHKVTGKIQSYLDLFSRNCMLAAYALPCCYGHKKGDLLQGPPLLLTGSQQRQLIDLFIHINAKGSCKALSLSLWKERWWRNKEHYLQEAGVATAPQIYQNCKQEAGLLKLLLELEEAALQSEAMGSTLCRKHTVAVAEMAELVENXPVKAKMETDKQVTKAKMDDLSASMESLQKSKLNSDTHVHKLEDNLSEANAQLAEMDKSQAEINASRVQGKFLDSFLSQEHKEVQSRLNQIVYMKISLTSQSDGFKRQLDEESKDRCVAMAVQSLDLHCCCSELANTKHDLDPMKEXLEEKEDSKGELQCLVSKFRTEVTIWRTKYRTDATERTEELEETRIMLAVRLQEAXETAELVQAWVANTEKTRQRLQKEVEVLTIDLEKANAACAALDKKQRAFDKMPAEWQHKCKELQVEVDSSQXRMYMTENFELKTACEESLEHLESLKKENKALQEEIKDLIDQLGERGKSIHELQRIXRLAIEKDELQVALEEAESPLEAEESKLICIQLKLAQVKADIDRRXHEKEEFETTRNNHQRATESLQASLETXKGSVEALRLKKMDTDLTRVEMQLGHTNRNNRELVRTLNKLPQHVKTVAHSEIRFSEILSILALQIAFSFNMQVNKQVLMFCNADAVGMNPTWLNSAQFYREKANSIENCAAQVISESQMEELSR; encoded by the exons ATGTGgcccaacaggaaaaaaaaaatctaactgaaggaactggagctGAGAAGCGTCATGTCAAAGACCCAGGAGCTCACAGAACATGCAAAAGAGCAGACAGTCACCCTCAGCCACGAGAAGAATGACCTCCCCATCCAACTGCAGGCTGAGC AGAACTTGTTGGATGCTGAGAAATGCCTGGCCCAAATGATGAAATCAAAGATGGGATCTACTGAGCCAGATCCTGGCTATGAAGGAGCTGACGTGAGGGCCAGTAAGTGGATGATGGAGGATTAGCTCAGCGATTTGAAATGTGACTTGGAAGGGCTGGAGACTACCTTGGCTAAAACCGAGTAAGAAAAGCAG GCATTAGACCACAGAGTTTGAACTCTGACTTCAGATCTCTCTGATCAGAATGAGTCAGTCACTGAATTCCAAAAGGAGAAGAGGGCTTTGGAGGAAGTTCATCAGGCAGAAATAACT AAAATTGCAAGGTAGAACAAGGTGAATCATCTGaccaagagcagcagcaagcctACCACTCAGACTCCTGAG CTGGAGGACAAGTGGGAACAAGAAAAGCAGACACCTGGCAAGGTGGGAAAGACTTATCACAAAGCAGGAAACAACCTCAAAATGACAATTGCTAATCTCAGTGAGGTGAAACGAGCCAAACTTGGAAGAGGTTGTAAAGAAGTAAGTATCAATTGTAGCAGAATTTCCCAGGGCACAGGATCCTACTGGGTGCAGTTGTGCTACATCATAGCTCTGACAGCATCACCTACACCTGAAAAGTCATTTGATCATAAAGTCACTGGGAAAATCCAGTCATACCTTGATCTCTTCAGTA GGAACTGTATGCTCGCTGCATATGCCCTGCCATGCTGCTATGGCCACAAGAAAGGTGACTTGCTGCAGGGACCTCCTCTTCTGCTCACAGGCAGCCAGCAGAGACAGCTGATAGATCTTTTCATCCACATTAATGCCAAAGGCTCCTGCAAGGCACTCTCCCTCTCACTATGGAAGGAAAGGTG GTGGAGAAACAAGGAACACTACCTGCAAGAAGCTGGTGTTGCAACAGCTCCTCAG ATCTATCAGAATTGCAAGCAGGAAGCTGGACTGCTGAAGCTGCTCCTTGAGCTGGAGgaggcagccctgcagagcgAGGCCATGGGCTCTACCCTGTGCAGGAAGCACACGGTTGCCGTGGCTGAGATGGCAGAGCTGGTGGAGA CCCCAGTGAAAgcaaagatggagacagacaaaCAGGTCACAAAAGCCAAGATGGATGACCTCAGTGCAAGCATGGAGTCTCTGCAGAAATCCAAG CTGAACTCAGATACTCATGTTCATAAGCTGGAAGATAACCTGTCTGAAGCCAATGCCCAGCTGGCTGAGATGGATAAGAGCCAAGCTGAAATTAATGCCAGCAGGGTCCAAGGTAAATTCCTTGACAGCTTT CTGAGTCAGGAGCACAAGGAAGTTCAGAGCAGGCTTAACCAGATTGTCTACATGAAGATTTCTCTCACCTCGCAATCAGATGGCTTCAAAAGGCAGCTGGATGAAGAGTCAAAG GACAGATGTGTAGCAATGGCTGTGCAATCTCTAGACCTGCACTGCTGCTGTAGTGAGCTGGCCAACACCAAGCATGATTTGGACCCAATGAAAGAGTagttggaggaaaaggaggacagcAAAGGTGAACTGCAGTGCTTGGTCTCTAAATTCCGTACTGAAGTCACAATCTGGAGGACTAAATACAGGACTGATGCCACTGAAAGGACTGAAGAGCTGGAAGAAACCAG gATAATGTTGGCTGTGAGGCTCCAAGAAGC GGAGACAGCTGAACTGGTTCAAGCCTGGGTTGCCAACACGGAGAAAACTAGGCAGAGGCTTCAGAAAGAAGTGGAGGTCCTCACCATTGACCTTGAGAAG GCCAATGCCGCTTGTGCTGCCCTGGACAAGAAGCAGAGAGCCTTTGATAAGATGCCAGCAGAATGGCAACAC AAATGCAAAGAGCTGCAGGTGGAAGTGGATAGTTCCC AACGAATGTACATGACTGAAAATTTTGAGCTTAAGACTGCCTGTGAAGAGTCCTTGGAGCACCTGGAATCTCTGAAGAAGGAGAACAAAGCCCTTCA GGAGGAAATTAAGGATCTAATCGATCAGCTCGGGGAGCGAGGGAAAAGCATTCACGAGCTGCAAAGGAT GAGACTGGCGATTGAGAAGGATGAACTGCAGGTGGCACTGGAGGAAGCGGAGTCTCCCCTAGAG GCTGAAGAAAGCAAACTGATTTGCATTCAGCTCAAACTGGCTCAGGTTAAAGCTGACATTGACAGGAG ACATGAGAAGGAAGAATTTGAAACAACCAG AAATAACCACCAGCGTGCAACTGAGTCTCTGCAGGCGAGTCTGGAGAC GAAGGGAAGCGTTGAAGCTCTCAGGCTTAAGAAGATGGACACTGACCTGACCAGAGTGGAAATGCAGCTGGGTCACACCAACAGGAACAACCGTGAGCTTGTCAGGACACTGAATAAACTACCACAGCATGTCAAG ACGGTAGCCCACAGTGAGATCCGTTTTAGTGAAATTTTAAGCATCCTTGCATTACAGATTGCC TTCTCATTTAACATGCAAGTAAATAAACAGGTCCTAATGTTCTGTAATGCAGATGCAGTGGGGATGAATCCCACTTGGCTTAACAGTGCACAATTTTATAGAGAAAAAGCAAACTCTATAGAAAATTGTGCTGCACAAGTCATCTCTGAGAGCCAAATGGAAGAGCTGAGCAGATAA